The segment CGAGCCGGCCGGGTTCTTTCCCCCGCCGCCTGCTGCCGCGCTCGGCCCGGCCGGTAGGGCGCAGTCCTCCGCTCTCGCACACTTGACGATCGTCCCTCCGTCGAACCGCATCAGCCCAAGGCCGGCCGGGGCACGAAAACTCCCGCCGAACATCGCGCTCCACTCGATCGACCGACCTTGCAGCTCCGGGGAAGCTCGAACGTCCGTGCACCTGTAGAGGAGCATCGACGCGACAAAACGCATCTCTGCGATGTTCCCTTTCCTGTTGGCGGGACTGGCGGACGGCGCCACGTACGGCCCGTTCAAGACGACGATCGATTCGATCTCCGGGACTGAAGGCTCCGTGGAAAGGGGCTCGGTATCTCGAGCGCTCGTGGACATGGAGAGACCGACCGAAGCGAGAATCGCCATCGACCCGATTCTCGCAACAGCCAGGCTACGTGGGCTGATCGGTGCAGGGCCAGTCGAAACTCGGCACGACGATTCGCACGCGCTTCGACCGCTCGGTGGCGCCTTCCTCATCCTGACCTCTCGCGCATCGGTAGCTGGCTCCGACCTACCAGCGTGGCAAGAAGGATCCCCGTCAGGACCATCGACGCATCTCCCAGAGCTTCGCTGACACCGACGGCCAAGCGAGCGTCGGCGAACGCCGTGGAGAGGAACTCCATCGTCGTGGCCACGACCAGCAAGGGCAAAGCGCCGCGCCGGCCTATCCAAGCCAGCACACTAGAAACGGCCAACCCGACGAGCGCGACAAGGCCCGCGAGTGGGGCCAGACGCCCGGTCGGTAGAATCGATTCCGACACGGCCGTTGAGGGCCCAGGCACGGAAGTAGTGATGCGGGCAACGGCACCAGCGCCGGCACCGAGGATGATCACCCCCCACAGTGCCACGATCAGCAGCCGTGTTCGCATCGTCTCGGTCATCGAAGCCTCCCAACCGCCGCGCCGGCGATCCGAAGTCGGGAACCGACGCTCACGTCACCGGGCTCAGGTCTCCGCTCACCAATAAGCTCGAAGCTAGCTCACTCATCCACCCGATCGAACACCGGCAGCAGCGCCTTGAACACTTCGAGTACCGCCCGCCCGAACTCGGGCGACGCCACGAGATCCATCGACGCGGGGAGCTCCCAGCGGCGTCCCAGCTCCCACCACACCCCGCGCAGCGCGGTCTCGTGGAAGCTCCGCTGCCAATCCGACTGCGATTCGAAGACGAGTCGCGAGCCGTCCGGCCACGGGGCCGAGGCGTAGACCCTGAAGTACAGGTCCCCCGCGGCAGCCACCTCGGCGAGGCGGGCGCCGAGCCCCCCATGCCGCGCGCGAAACTCGAAGCGCCCAAAACCGGTCTGCGCGGCGTCCCATGCGAGTCGCGCGGCGACGTGGTCCGCGTGGACCCCCACGTTGAGCTGGGGGGCGGACTGGTACCCCTGCGCGAGGTGGGAAAGGGCGAGCCACGTGCAGAACGGCTGATAGGTCTTCGGCCAGTTGAGCTGCGGGAGGTGCGCGTGGAGGGGGGGCTCCCCCGGTGCCGCGAGGCCCTCGACCAGGTCCTCCCCCAGCGCCTCGAGGGCGGGGTGGAACCCGTCGAGGATCGCCCGCCGGCGCCGCTCCTTCTCCTGGATCGAGAAGACCTCGAACGCGGCGGCGGGAAGCCCGCGGAATCTCCGGTCCGGCTCGAACAACGAACCTGAGCTCACGCCCCAAGTGTATTGCGGGAGAGGGCCCGCGGTGGCAACCTAGGCGGCCCTCCGCCGTATTGGACGCGGGGGACCCCTACCGGGTCAATTTTTGGAGAAACCATGAACGTGCGGATGACCGCGCGGACCTCGGGTCTCGCCGCGGCCCTCCTCGTGCTCGTCGCCTTCCCGGCGGCGGCGCAGGATGTGGCCTCGTTCGAGAAGAACCTCACGGTCCACAAACTCGACAACGGATTGACGTTCCTGATCTACGAGCGCCCCGCCGCGCCCGTCGTCTCGTTCTTCACCCACGTGGACGCGGGCGGCGCGCAGGAGGTCCCGGGGATCACCGGCCTCGCGCACATGTTCGAGCACATGGCATTCAAGGGCACGTCGCGGATCGGCACGACCGACGCCGTCGCCGAGAAGGCGGCCCTCGCCAAGGTCGACGAGGCGTACTTCGCCTACGACCGGGAGCGCCGGAAGCTCGGCGGCCCCGACGCCGAGAAGCTCAAGGGCCTCGAGAAGGCCTGGAAGGACGCTCAGGAAGAGGCCGGGAAGTTCATCAAGGTGAACGAGTTCGGCGAGATCATCGACCGCGAGGGCGGCACCGGGCTCAACGCCTTCACCAACTCCGACGAGACCGGATACTTCTTCTCGCTTCCGGCCAACAAGGTCGAGTTGTGGTGCTACCTCGAGTCCGAGCGGTTC is part of the Candidatus Polarisedimenticolaceae bacterium genome and harbors:
- a CDS encoding DUF1054 family protein, with translation MSSGSLFEPDRRFRGLPAAAFEVFSIQEKERRRRAILDGFHPALEALGEDLVEGLAAPGEPPLHAHLPQLNWPKTYQPFCTWLALSHLAQGYQSAPQLNVGVHADHVAARLAWDAAQTGFGRFEFRARHGGLGARLAEVAAAGDLYFRVYASAPWPDGSRLVFESQSDWQRSFHETALRGVWWELGRRWELPASMDLVASPEFGRAVLEVFKALLPVFDRVDE
- a CDS encoding insulinase family protein, giving the protein MNVRMTARTSGLAAALLVLVAFPAAAQDVASFEKNLTVHKLDNGLTFLIYERPAAPVVSFFTHVDAGGAQEVPGITGLAHMFEHMAFKGTSRIGTTDAVAEKAALAKVDEAYFAYDRERRKLGGPDAEKLKGLEKAWKDAQEEAGKFIKVNEFGEIIDREGGTGLNAFTNSDETGYFFSLPANKVELWCYLESERFLDPVFREFYKERDVVMEERRLRTESNPIGRMIEQFGMVAFSSHPYKQPVVGYMSDLMSFSVQD